Within the Ruficoccus amylovorans genome, the region GCTCTTAAACGTTCAAACACTCAAACTTTCATGAGCGAAGCTCTGATCGAACCCGGCGCGACATTTGGCGCTGACTGTAATCTCGCTCCGTTCGCGGTGCTCAAGGCCGGGGCCGTCCTCGGTGACGGCGTGACGGTGGACCACTTCACCGTGGTTGGCGGGCTGCCGCAGGATTTGAAGTTCGACCCCGCGACAAAAAGCGGTGTCCGTATCGGCGCGGGCAGTGTATTGCGCGAGGGTGTGACCGTCCACCGTGCCACACGCGAGGGGGCCTTTACCGAAATTGGGAAAAACTGCCTGCTCATGGCCAACTCTCACGTCGGCCACGACAGTGTGCTCGGGGACAACGTCATCATGGCCAACGGTGCGCTGCTGGGCGGGCACGTCCATGTCGGCAAAAACGCCTTTATCAGTGGCAACGCCGTCATCCACCAGCACGTGCGCGTGGGCGAGGGCTGCATCATCTCCGGCGGTTCGCGCGTTGGGCTCGATGTGCCGCCCTTCGTCATTGTCGATGGCAAGAACACCGTGGGCGGGCTGAACCTCGTCGGCCTGCGTCGCCGGGGCCATACCGCCGAGGAGATTGCCGACCTGAAAAACTGCTACCGGGCCATCTACATGAGCGAGGTGAAAGGCTCCGCCGCTGACAAGGCGGCCACTGTCGAGCCGAAGACCGCGACTGGAAAGATTTTTATCGATTTCTTCGCTGACCGTGGGCGCGGATTTATCCATGCTCGGCGTTAGGTATGCTGGACACCGGATCGCAGTTAAAGATGAGTTTTTACCGCAAAGGCAAAGGCCCTGTATCCTAAACCTTTGCGCCTTCGCGTCTTTGCGGTTAATCTATTCCTCCCATGATTGACAAACCCATCGCCATCACCTGCGGAGACCCGGCCGGAGTCGGCCCGGAGATCGTCGCGAAAATTTTTAAAGAGCACCCCGAGCTGCGCGAAAAAGTCTGCCCGGTCGGTCCGGCCTCGTGGCTTTCCACACTGGACTATGCGCAGGCCAAGGAAGTGGGCGAGCCGGGCTTTAGGGCCGATCCGGGGAAGCCCTCGGTCGAGGGTGCGGTGGTCGCGTTGGAGGCGCTCGACGAGGCTGCCTACGGTTGTCGCCAGGGCCGGTACAGCGCGGTGGTGACGGGGCCGGTGAGCAAGGCCTGGATGTCGCAGGCCGGGGGGACCTGGCCGGGGCAGACGGAGTTTTTTGCCGAGCGCTGGTATGGCGAGCCGACGATGGCCTTCGCCGGTGGCAAGTTGACCGTTGTTCTTGCCACTTGGCACGTGCCGCTGATGGAGGTGATGAACCACCTGACGCGCGAGTCGGTCGAGCGGGCGGTGAAAAACGCCGATCGCCTGGCGCGCAAGCTCGGCGCGTCCACGCCTCGTATCGGGGTGTGCGGTCTGAACCCGCACGCGGGCGAGGGCGGTCTGATCGGCTACGAGGAGCAGGGGCAACTCGACCCGATGCTCGACGTGCTGCGTGAGACCTACCCCGGCCTCTCGAAGTGCGAGCCGGGCGATACGCTTTTTCACCGACAGCTTCAGGGCGAGTTCGATGTCATTATCGCCATGTATCACGACCAGGGGCTCGCGCCGCTCAAGGCGGTGGACTTCGACCGGGCGGTCAATATCACGCTCGGCCTGCCCTTCGTGCGGACGAGTCCGGACCACGGCACGGCCTTCGGAATCGCTGGTCAGGGCAAGGCCGATGCCGGAAGTTTTCTGCGGGCGATTGAGCTGGCCGGCGTGTTGATGTAGAGTCTGGTCGCGGATGAGGCTGGTTTTTCATTCCGAGCCGGCCCTTGCTTTTTTGGCCAGCGTGGTTTTCCTTAAAAGCAATCCCATGATATCTTCTCCGACCACAGAATTACCCGACGGCGTGCGGGTGGGCGACGAGCGCCTGATCAAGCTCACCGACAGTGCGGGCGAAAAACTGCACCAACTCATCGCGCGCGAAAACAAGGGCGAGTACCTGCGCGTGGCCATCACCGGCGGTGGCTGCAACGGCCTCTCGTACAAGATGAA harbors:
- the lpxA gene encoding acyl-ACP--UDP-N-acetylglucosamine O-acyltransferase, whose translation is MSEALIEPGATFGADCNLAPFAVLKAGAVLGDGVTVDHFTVVGGLPQDLKFDPATKSGVRIGAGSVLREGVTVHRATREGAFTEIGKNCLLMANSHVGHDSVLGDNVIMANGALLGGHVHVGKNAFISGNAVIHQHVRVGEGCIISGGSRVGLDVPPFVIVDGKNTVGGLNLVGLRRRGHTAEEIADLKNCYRAIYMSEVKGSAADKAATVEPKTATGKIFIDFFADRGRGFIHARR
- a CDS encoding PdxA family dehydrogenase: MIDKPIAITCGDPAGVGPEIVAKIFKEHPELREKVCPVGPASWLSTLDYAQAKEVGEPGFRADPGKPSVEGAVVALEALDEAAYGCRQGRYSAVVTGPVSKAWMSQAGGTWPGQTEFFAERWYGEPTMAFAGGKLTVVLATWHVPLMEVMNHLTRESVERAVKNADRLARKLGASTPRIGVCGLNPHAGEGGLIGYEEQGQLDPMLDVLRETYPGLSKCEPGDTLFHRQLQGEFDVIIAMYHDQGLAPLKAVDFDRAVNITLGLPFVRTSPDHGTAFGIAGQGKADAGSFLRAIELAGVLM